One Papio anubis isolate 15944 chromosome 9, Panubis1.0, whole genome shotgun sequence genomic window carries:
- the C9H12orf57 gene encoding protein C10 isoform X1, protein MASAAAQPAALSAEQAKVVLAEVIQAFSAPENAVRMDEARDNACNDMGKMLQFVLPVATQIQQEVIKAYGFSCDGEGVLKFARLVKSYEAQDPEIASLSGKLKALFLPPMTLPPHGPAAGGSVAAS, encoded by the exons ATGGCGTCCGCCGCGGCCCAACCCGCGGCCCTGAGCGCTGAGCAGGCAAAGG TGGTCCTGGCGGAGGTGATCCAGGCGTTCTCCGCCCCTGAGAATGCAGTGCGCATGGACGAGGCTCGGGATAACGCGTGCAACGACATGGGTAAGATGCTGCAATTCGTGCTGCCCGTGGCCACGCAGATCCAGCAGGAGGTTATCAAAGCCTATGGCTTCAGCTGCGACGGGGAAG GTGTCCTTAAATTTGCTCGCTTGGTCAAGTCCTACGAAGCCCAGGATCCTGAGATCGCCAGCCTGTCAGGCAAGCTGAAGGCGCTGTTCCTGCCGCCCATGACCCTGCCACCCCACGGGCCTGCTGCTGGTGGCAGCGTGGCTGCCTCCTGA
- the C9H12orf57 gene encoding protein C10 isoform X2, which translates to MASAAAQPAALSAEQAKVVLAEVIQAFSAPENAVRMDEARDNACNDMGVLKFARLVKSYEAQDPEIASLSGKLKALFLPPMTLPPHGPAAGGSVAAS; encoded by the exons ATGGCGTCCGCCGCGGCCCAACCCGCGGCCCTGAGCGCTGAGCAGGCAAAGG TGGTCCTGGCGGAGGTGATCCAGGCGTTCTCCGCCCCTGAGAATGCAGTGCGCATGGACGAGGCTCGGGATAACGCGTGCAACGACATGG GTGTCCTTAAATTTGCTCGCTTGGTCAAGTCCTACGAAGCCCAGGATCCTGAGATCGCCAGCCTGTCAGGCAAGCTGAAGGCGCTGTTCCTGCCGCCCATGACCCTGCCACCCCACGGGCCTGCTGCTGGTGGCAGCGTGGCTGCCTCCTGA